The proteins below are encoded in one region of Knoellia sp. S7-12:
- a CDS encoding molybdopterin-dependent oxidoreductase yields the protein MSAPTSSVRLSPIPPESTDAPVVRHITCVLCEASCGLEVQVRGPEIVSIKGHVDDPLSRGHICPKGIALQDLHTDPDRLRRPVKRVGDDWVEIEWTEAIELAAELLAGVQQRHGRDAVATYLGNPNVHSLGALTHGTAIPRVLGSKHVFSATSVDQLPHHFVAWAMYGHQFLLPVPDIDRTRLLVLVGTNPMASNGSLWTVPDFPGRLRELRSRGGRLVVLDPRRTETAAVADEHHFVRPGTDAVVLLALVHVVLAEGLASPAAYVDGLEELRIAVADFTPDLAESVSGVAAQSIRELARDIAAGEAAVHGRMGVSTQEFGVVCQWAIQCLMAITGNLDQPGGTMFTSPAIDIIERGLVGRGHRGRTTSTVRGLPEFGGELPVSVLGEEMEGPTPAIRGIITIAGNPVSSTPAGSRLAERLTELEAVVAIDPYINETTRHAHVILPPTGPLERDHYDLIFHTLAVRNTARWSSALFPRGADQRHDWEIARDLVLALARRQGRRLPVRQQVRLRMSPRVAIDALLRTSRRGLSVRRLARTPGGVDLGALEPRFPERLRTQGQRISLTPPVLTAGLAALRARLPELRAAAASDDLLLIGRRHQRDNNSWMHNTTRLTRGRPRHQLLMHPDDLVARGVTDGDLVTVTSEVSSLQVEVRSSDEVMPGVVSLPHGYGHRRPGVRLTHAIDVPGVSMNDLTDPARVEGVSGNAVLNGIPVVVTSAGAQQEV from the coding sequence ATGTCCGCGCCGACTTCCTCCGTGCGTTTGTCACCCATTCCCCCCGAAAGCACGGACGCGCCGGTGGTTCGGCACATCACCTGTGTCCTGTGCGAGGCGTCGTGCGGACTCGAGGTCCAGGTGCGCGGTCCCGAGATCGTCAGCATCAAGGGGCATGTGGATGACCCACTTTCGCGCGGGCACATCTGCCCCAAAGGCATTGCCCTGCAGGACCTCCACACCGATCCTGACCGGTTGCGTCGCCCGGTCAAGCGGGTCGGTGATGACTGGGTCGAGATCGAGTGGACTGAAGCGATCGAGTTAGCGGCCGAGCTGCTCGCGGGCGTGCAGCAGCGACATGGCCGCGATGCCGTCGCGACGTATCTGGGCAACCCCAACGTCCACAGCCTTGGCGCGTTGACCCACGGCACAGCCATCCCTCGAGTGCTCGGCAGCAAGCACGTCTTCAGCGCCACGAGTGTCGACCAGTTGCCGCATCACTTCGTGGCGTGGGCGATGTATGGCCACCAGTTCCTCCTGCCCGTCCCCGACATCGACCGGACTCGGCTGCTCGTCCTCGTCGGCACGAACCCGATGGCGTCGAACGGGTCGCTGTGGACCGTCCCCGACTTCCCCGGCCGGCTGCGTGAGCTGCGTTCTCGCGGAGGGCGACTCGTCGTCCTCGACCCGCGTCGCACTGAGACCGCGGCAGTTGCGGACGAGCACCACTTCGTCCGACCGGGGACCGACGCCGTGGTTCTTCTGGCCCTCGTGCACGTTGTGCTCGCCGAAGGACTGGCCAGCCCCGCGGCCTATGTCGACGGTCTCGAAGAGTTGCGGATCGCGGTCGCGGACTTCACCCCAGACCTCGCTGAATCAGTGAGCGGTGTTGCAGCACAGTCGATCCGCGAGTTGGCCCGGGACATCGCCGCCGGAGAAGCGGCGGTCCACGGACGCATGGGTGTCTCGACGCAGGAGTTCGGGGTGGTGTGTCAGTGGGCGATCCAGTGCCTCATGGCGATCACCGGCAACCTCGACCAGCCGGGCGGGACGATGTTCACGTCACCGGCGATCGACATCATCGAGCGTGGTCTCGTCGGCCGTGGTCATCGTGGTCGGACCACGTCGACGGTGCGCGGCCTGCCCGAGTTCGGCGGCGAGCTGCCCGTTTCGGTGCTCGGCGAAGAGATGGAGGGGCCGACACCTGCCATCCGAGGCATCATCACCATCGCCGGCAACCCGGTGTCTTCCACGCCGGCCGGGTCTCGTCTGGCCGAGCGCCTGACGGAGCTGGAGGCGGTCGTCGCAATCGACCCCTACATCAACGAAACCACCCGGCACGCGCACGTCATCCTGCCGCCGACCGGCCCGCTCGAACGCGACCACTACGACCTCATCTTCCACACCCTCGCGGTCCGCAACACTGCTCGCTGGTCGTCGGCGCTCTTCCCTCGCGGGGCTGATCAGCGCCACGACTGGGAGATCGCACGCGACCTCGTGCTTGCGCTGGCTCGTCGGCAGGGTCGCCGGCTTCCCGTGCGGCAGCAGGTGCGGTTGCGGATGTCGCCGCGCGTCGCCATCGATGCCCTGCTCCGCACGAGCCGCCGCGGACTGTCCGTCCGCAGGCTGGCCCGCACTCCGGGTGGGGTCGACCTCGGAGCCCTGGAGCCACGCTTCCCGGAGCGGCTGCGGACGCAGGGCCAGCGAATCTCGCTCACGCCACCCGTCCTCACCGCGGGGCTGGCAGCGCTGCGCGCCCGCCTGCCGGAGTTGCGTGCGGCAGCAGCGAGCGACGACCTTCTCCTCATCGGCCGACGCCACCAGCGCGACAACAACTCGTGGATGCACAACACGACCCGCCTCACCCGCGGTCGGCCGCGCCACCAGCTGCTCATGCACCCCGATGACCTCGTGGCACGCGGCGTCACCGATGGTGACCTCGTCACCGTCACCTCCGAGGTCTCGTCGCTCCAGGTGGAAGTCCGGTCCAGCGACGAGGTCATGCCGGGCGTCGTGTCGTTGCCACACGGCTACGGCCACCGTCGTCCCGGTGTGCGACTGACCCACGCCATCGACGTCCCGGGTGTGAGCATGAACGACCTCACCGACCCGGCCCGAGTCGAAGGTGTGTCGGGCAACGCCGTGCTCAACGGCATACCCGTCGTCGTCACCTCTGCCGGTGCTCAGCAAGAGGTGTGA
- a CDS encoding YhgE/Pip domain-containing protein — MTALRVALTELRRLTDTTFAKVALVAMLVVPSLYAGLYLYANKDPYANLDGLPAAVVVEDRGTTLADGEKLQVGDEVASTLLKAHDLDWREVDAAQAKRGLAEGDYAFVLTVPATFSEDLASSADFTPRRAMLEVETNDATNYLAGTIAERVVDQVQVSVAGQVSRTAASEMLGGLSTIHAQITEAATGSTQLATVAHDAHAGATKLRSGSNELAAGQEDLAAGAAQLASGAGELSSGLATLDTKTNALPGQTTKLAEGAKQVADGNAKVAAAGQRAATAGTKLTSDLDAFDKTLPSRLTTAGLTDEQIQAVLAETARLRTPISEANGTLQSTSKDLTTLSNGANQVATGAAQLASASTELETAIDTAAAGSKKLATGAEGLDTGQQKALGGANKLAVGAVTLDDGLAKLDTGAAKLSTSLAKGVKQIPNPTADQRKAVAQTIGAPVGITSEAIAKAGSYGAGLAPFFLSLALWIGGFTLFTRARPLVEEAITTRWAVIPVAFGGWLAPAVIGVGQAVLTWGIVRFAVGIDLAHPWWMLAFMILVSMSFMAIIHGLMARLGDSGQFIALILMVLQLVSAGGTFPWETLPGPLQALHHVLPMSYAVDGLRALAYGGPGLHLGVDVAVLLAWGGGALLLSTAAARRVHLRLRVATSEPVTA, encoded by the coding sequence ATGACCGCCCTTCGCGTCGCACTGACCGAGCTCCGCCGACTCACCGACACGACCTTCGCCAAGGTCGCGCTCGTGGCGATGCTCGTCGTGCCGTCCCTCTATGCCGGGCTGTACCTCTATGCCAACAAGGACCCCTACGCCAACCTCGACGGGCTGCCGGCCGCGGTCGTCGTCGAGGACCGCGGGACCACGCTGGCCGACGGCGAGAAGCTGCAGGTGGGTGACGAGGTGGCCTCGACCCTGCTCAAGGCCCACGATCTCGATTGGCGCGAGGTCGACGCCGCCCAGGCGAAGCGCGGGCTGGCCGAGGGTGACTACGCCTTCGTCCTCACGGTCCCCGCGACGTTCTCGGAGGACCTCGCGTCGAGCGCTGACTTCACACCTCGCCGAGCCATGCTCGAGGTCGAGACGAACGACGCCACCAACTACCTCGCCGGCACCATCGCCGAGCGCGTCGTCGACCAGGTCCAGGTCTCGGTCGCAGGGCAGGTGAGTCGGACCGCCGCCAGCGAGATGCTCGGCGGGCTCTCCACGATCCACGCCCAGATCACCGAGGCGGCCACGGGCTCCACCCAGCTCGCCACTGTCGCCCACGACGCCCATGCCGGTGCGACCAAGCTCCGCTCGGGCAGCAACGAGCTCGCTGCCGGGCAGGAGGACCTCGCTGCCGGCGCAGCCCAACTCGCCTCAGGGGCAGGGGAACTCAGCAGCGGCCTCGCCACGCTCGATACCAAGACCAACGCCCTTCCCGGGCAGACGACGAAGCTCGCCGAGGGCGCCAAGCAGGTCGCCGACGGCAACGCCAAGGTCGCGGCTGCCGGGCAGCGTGCCGCCACCGCTGGCACCAAGCTCACGAGCGACCTCGACGCCTTCGACAAGACCCTGCCCTCGCGACTGACCACGGCCGGACTCACCGACGAGCAGATCCAGGCAGTCCTCGCCGAGACCGCCAGGCTGCGCACACCCATCAGCGAAGCCAATGGCACTCTCCAGTCGACGTCCAAGGACCTCACCACGCTCTCGAACGGTGCCAACCAGGTTGCGACCGGCGCCGCCCAGCTCGCGTCGGCATCGACCGAGCTCGAGACGGCGATCGACACCGCAGCCGCAGGCAGCAAGAAGCTCGCGACCGGAGCAGAGGGCCTCGACACCGGTCAGCAGAAGGCTCTCGGCGGAGCCAACAAGCTCGCGGTAGGCGCGGTGACCCTCGATGACGGACTCGCCAAGCTCGACACCGGAGCCGCGAAGCTGAGCACGTCGCTCGCCAAGGGCGTGAAGCAGATCCCCAACCCGACCGCCGACCAACGCAAGGCCGTGGCCCAGACCATCGGCGCCCCCGTCGGAATCACCTCCGAGGCGATCGCGAAGGCCGGGTCCTATGGCGCCGGCCTTGCACCCTTCTTCCTCTCCCTTGCGCTCTGGATCGGTGGATTCACGCTCTTCACCCGGGCCCGCCCGCTCGTCGAGGAAGCGATCACCACCCGGTGGGCCGTCATCCCGGTGGCCTTCGGTGGCTGGCTCGCTCCCGCGGTCATCGGCGTCGGACAGGCCGTCCTCACGTGGGGCATCGTCCGCTTCGCCGTCGGCATCGACCTCGCCCATCCGTGGTGGATGCTGGCCTTCATGATCCTCGTGTCAATGAGCTTCATGGCGATCATCCACGGGCTCATGGCGCGCCTCGGTGACAGCGGCCAGTTCATCGCGCTCATCCTCATGGTGCTGCAGCTCGTGAGCGCCGGCGGCACGTTCCCCTGGGAGACGTTGCCCGGTCCGCTGCAGGCGCTGCACCACGTCCTCCCGATGTCGTATGCCGTGGACGGGCTCCGCGCGCTCGCCTACGGCGGGCCGGGGTTGCACCTCGGTGTCGACGTCGCGGTCCTGCTCGCCTGGGGTGGTGGAGCGCTGCTCCTCTCCACCGCTGCGGCTCGGCGAGTCCACCTGCGCCTGCGCGTCGCGACCTCCGAACCGGTGACGGCATGA
- a CDS encoding TetR/AcrR family transcriptional regulator, protein MSSPAATRLLDALGEAVVSQGLARTTVADVARIAGTSKRTFYEHFATKHEAFLALYAARSGDLLAAISEVVTDPSAPIGEQIRGGVEAYLGFLADSPELARAHMVESHALGELGLRARRQLMDLHAAYLRELIDRSRTHHPDLRALTETESIGLVAGLTELTLRTVMDDEPLDGAAHVNEAVDFITALVTPRS, encoded by the coding sequence ATGAGTTCTCCCGCCGCCACCCGTCTTCTCGACGCCCTCGGCGAGGCCGTGGTCAGCCAGGGCCTGGCGCGCACGACGGTCGCCGACGTGGCGCGGATCGCGGGCACGAGCAAGCGCACCTTCTATGAGCACTTCGCCACCAAGCACGAGGCCTTCCTTGCCCTGTATGCCGCCCGCTCCGGCGATCTTCTCGCCGCGATCAGCGAGGTGGTCACCGATCCTTCGGCCCCGATCGGCGAACAGATCCGCGGTGGGGTGGAGGCCTATCTCGGCTTCCTCGCCGACAGCCCTGAGCTGGCTCGGGCCCACATGGTCGAGTCACACGCCCTCGGGGAGCTCGGGCTGCGCGCACGTCGTCAACTCATGGACCTGCACGCGGCCTATCTGCGCGAACTCATCGACCGGTCTCGGACGCACCACCCCGACCTGCGTGCCCTGACCGAGACCGAGTCCATCGGCCTCGTCGCCGGCCTGACCGAGCTGACTCTGCGCACCGTGATGGATGATGAGCCGCTCGACGGAGCCGCTCACGTCAACGAGGCGGTCGACTTCATCACCGCCCTCGTGACCCCCCGCTCCTAA
- a CDS encoding MFS transporter has product MPPPRHALLATIALVVGGFAIGTTEFVTMGLLPDIAEGVSVSIPTAGHTISAYAAGVVVGAPLLAMLGATWPRKALLIGLTVAFVIGNVGTALAPGYDWLLVARFVAGMPHGAFFGVAALVAVDLARKGQAGRAVSRVMLGIPIANVAGVPGATWLGQNYGWRSAYWLVAVLGVVTIGLLVAYIPHIERNLESTIKRELKGFATTQVALTLLVGAIGFGGMFAMASYIAPTVTEVTGLDASVVPIFLLASGIGGLVGTPLAGRLAEWSVLRSITIGCVGMGANLVAFALTAQWWPTAIFFYFLSSVLAGILVVNLQIRLMQVAGQAQTLAAASNHAALNTANALGAWLGGIVIANGYGYTAPSWVGAGLSVLGAGVLALSLRKHRSDTRPTPAPA; this is encoded by the coding sequence GTGCCTCCTCCTCGTCATGCCCTGCTCGCCACGATCGCGCTGGTCGTCGGCGGTTTCGCCATCGGCACGACCGAGTTCGTCACGATGGGTCTGCTCCCCGACATCGCCGAGGGCGTCTCCGTCTCGATCCCGACGGCGGGCCACACCATCTCGGCGTATGCCGCGGGCGTCGTCGTGGGTGCCCCGCTCCTCGCGATGCTCGGGGCGACTTGGCCGCGCAAGGCACTCCTCATCGGGCTCACCGTCGCGTTCGTCATCGGCAACGTGGGGACCGCGCTGGCTCCGGGCTACGACTGGCTTCTCGTGGCTCGCTTCGTTGCCGGTATGCCGCACGGTGCCTTCTTTGGTGTCGCGGCACTCGTCGCTGTGGACCTGGCTCGCAAGGGGCAGGCCGGGCGCGCGGTCAGCCGGGTCATGCTCGGAATCCCGATCGCCAATGTCGCGGGGGTGCCGGGGGCGACGTGGCTCGGTCAGAACTACGGTTGGCGTTCGGCCTACTGGCTCGTGGCCGTGCTCGGTGTCGTGACCATCGGCCTGCTCGTCGCCTACATCCCACACATCGAGCGCAACCTCGAGTCCACGATCAAGCGCGAGCTCAAGGGTTTTGCGACGACCCAGGTGGCGCTGACCCTCCTCGTCGGGGCCATCGGTTTTGGCGGCATGTTCGCGATGGCGAGCTACATCGCGCCGACGGTCACCGAGGTCACCGGCCTCGATGCCAGCGTGGTCCCGATCTTCCTGCTCGCATCCGGCATCGGCGGCCTCGTCGGCACCCCGCTCGCCGGACGGTTGGCGGAGTGGTCGGTCCTGCGGTCGATCACCATCGGATGCGTCGGCATGGGCGCCAACCTCGTCGCGTTCGCCCTCACCGCACAGTGGTGGCCGACCGCGATCTTCTTCTACTTCCTCTCATCGGTGCTCGCCGGAATCCTCGTCGTCAACCTGCAGATCCGCCTCATGCAGGTGGCCGGGCAGGCGCAGACGTTGGCCGCCGCAAGCAATCACGCCGCGCTCAACACCGCCAATGCGTTGGGGGCCTGGCTCGGTGGCATCGTCATCGCCAACGGGTATGGCTACACGGCTCCCAGCTGGGTGGGTGCCGGACTGTCCGTCCTGGGTGCCGGGGTCCTTGCCCTGAGCCTGCGCAAGCACCGTTCTGATACGCGCCCCACGCCAGCGCCCGCCTGA
- a CDS encoding crotonase/enoyl-CoA hydratase family protein, with amino-acid sequence MSELVTTRIEHGVAHVALNRPDKLNALTLDTLEQLIATAQRLRSDRTLRAVILSGEGDAFCAGLDFGTVLREPKRVALAFAPRPWRGTNVFQEACWAWRRLPVPVIAAVQGHCLGGGVQIALAADFRVTAPDAKWSVLEAKWGIIPDMSGIKSLSQQVGMDVAKRLTMTGETVSGSEAVRLGLATQENSDPYAGALALASAISERSPDSVAATKRLFNRTWTASDRRTFMWERLEQARLLMGANAVEARRANTQREAPAYKPRAGINPRG; translated from the coding sequence ATGAGCGAACTCGTCACCACCCGCATCGAGCACGGCGTCGCGCACGTCGCTCTCAACCGCCCCGACAAGCTCAACGCGCTCACCCTCGACACCCTCGAGCAGCTCATCGCCACTGCGCAGCGGCTGCGGTCCGACCGCACCCTGCGGGCCGTGATCCTCTCCGGTGAGGGCGATGCGTTCTGCGCCGGGCTCGACTTCGGGACCGTCTTGCGCGAGCCGAAGCGGGTCGCCCTGGCCTTCGCTCCTCGCCCGTGGCGTGGCACCAACGTCTTCCAGGAGGCGTGCTGGGCGTGGCGCCGACTTCCCGTTCCGGTCATTGCGGCGGTCCAGGGGCACTGCCTCGGCGGCGGCGTCCAGATCGCGCTCGCGGCCGACTTCCGCGTCACCGCACCTGACGCGAAGTGGTCGGTGCTCGAGGCCAAGTGGGGGATCATCCCCGACATGAGCGGCATCAAGTCGCTGTCGCAGCAGGTCGGCATGGACGTCGCGAAGCGCCTGACCATGACCGGCGAGACCGTGTCGGGCAGCGAGGCGGTCCGGCTCGGCCTTGCGACGCAGGAGAACAGCGATCCGTATGCCGGTGCGCTGGCTCTCGCGTCCGCCATCTCCGAACGCTCACCGGACTCCGTGGCCGCGACCAAGCGCCTCTTCAACCGGACGTGGACGGCGAGTGACCGTCGCACCTTCATGTGGGAGCGGCTCGAGCAGGCCCGGCTCCTCATGGGCGCCAACGCCGTCGAAGCCCGACGCGCGAACACGCAACGTGAGGCGCCGGCATACAAGCCTCGCGCCGGAATCAACCCGAGAGGCTGA
- a CDS encoding NADPH:quinone oxidoreductase family protein yields the protein MRAAQVTRLDGPDAVEVVDVPAPDVPAGQVLIDVAAAGVSFPDVLLSRGDYQMKPPPPFIPGAEVAGVVRTAPAGSGLSVGDRVAAFPFLGGFAEQVACDPSFVFPLPDRVSFEQGAALPMNYLTCYFALRQRGRLVEGEKVLVHGAAGGIGTAAVQLAKAWGATVYAVVSDDAKAGVAREAGADEVVLAEGFKDSIADLTSGHGVDIVVDPVGGDRFTDSLRSLAPLGRLLVIGFTAGSIPEVKVNRLLLNNIDVVGVGWGAFWMGRPGFLRKQWDDLVPLLEAGQLDPVIGMVRSLDEVGAALRDIDERRATGKILLTID from the coding sequence ATGCGCGCAGCCCAGGTGACCCGACTCGACGGACCCGACGCCGTGGAGGTCGTCGACGTCCCCGCCCCCGACGTGCCGGCAGGGCAGGTGCTCATCGACGTGGCGGCGGCAGGCGTCTCCTTCCCGGACGTGTTGCTGAGCCGCGGTGATTACCAGATGAAGCCGCCACCCCCGTTCATCCCGGGCGCCGAGGTCGCCGGCGTCGTGCGAACGGCACCCGCCGGCAGCGGGCTCTCCGTCGGTGATCGCGTGGCGGCGTTCCCGTTCCTCGGCGGATTCGCGGAGCAGGTCGCGTGTGACCCCTCGTTCGTGTTCCCGCTCCCCGACCGGGTGTCCTTCGAGCAGGGTGCGGCGCTGCCGATGAACTACCTCACCTGCTACTTCGCGCTCCGTCAGCGTGGCCGCCTCGTCGAGGGCGAGAAGGTCCTGGTCCACGGCGCCGCCGGTGGCATCGGCACCGCTGCGGTCCAGCTCGCCAAGGCGTGGGGAGCAACCGTGTATGCCGTGGTCTCCGATGACGCGAAGGCTGGCGTTGCGCGCGAGGCCGGGGCCGACGAAGTCGTCCTGGCCGAGGGCTTCAAGGACTCCATCGCCGACCTCACGTCAGGTCACGGCGTCGACATCGTCGTGGACCCGGTCGGCGGCGACCGCTTCACCGACTCCCTCCGCTCGCTGGCCCCTCTGGGGCGGCTGCTCGTCATCGGCTTCACCGCGGGGTCGATCCCCGAGGTCAAGGTCAATCGGTTGCTGCTCAACAACATTGATGTCGTGGGAGTCGGATGGGGCGCGTTCTGGATGGGGCGCCCGGGCTTCCTCCGCAAGCAGTGGGACGACCTCGTGCCGCTGCTCGAGGCGGGCCAACTCGACCCGGTCATCGGGATGGTGCGTTCCCTCGACGAGGTGGGTGCTGCCCTGCGCGACATCGACGAGCGCCGAGCCACCGGCAAGATCCTCCTCACGATCGACTGA
- a CDS encoding DUF4185 domain-containing protein: protein MTRPRYAAAAAVAALTSVALLLGGCVFLPGGDSDDESSGSAEGERAAYTMSVDCPSVPAEGTLRPTVTQLNAVVAEADLPYWQAGDIGASARLQDGRIVWIFGDTIRRTGVGPGMVANSMLITSGLCLSQLMATARGPIIPDVEPGVVRWPMSVTVVEDRGIEKIVILTGRIRRGSSADVWGFRYLGSDAVTFTVEPGKAPQLDEILPLTPDVDSANQINWGSASMVSGDHLYVYGTELPKGTAFGRSLRVARTALATAEDKSTWEFWDGRGWQADPNQAAAVIPAVGGVSQTLSVDEIDGAFVAVSKKDGDLGSTVTTWTSTSPVGPWKRSAALEAPFLTGKDEFAYAPLAHPEVPLANGKLLVSISRNTTDLARLEQNPEIGRPKFAEIDRP from the coding sequence ATGACAAGGCCTCGGTATGCCGCGGCTGCCGCGGTGGCCGCTCTCACCTCCGTCGCCCTGCTCCTCGGCGGGTGCGTGTTCCTGCCCGGAGGCGACTCGGACGACGAGTCGAGCGGTTCCGCGGAAGGCGAGCGGGCGGCATACACGATGTCCGTAGACTGCCCCTCTGTTCCGGCAGAAGGCACGCTTAGGCCCACCGTCACGCAGCTGAACGCCGTTGTGGCAGAAGCGGATCTGCCCTACTGGCAGGCCGGCGACATCGGTGCAAGTGCGCGTCTTCAGGACGGGCGCATCGTGTGGATCTTTGGTGACACGATCCGTCGCACCGGCGTGGGACCCGGCATGGTCGCCAACTCCATGCTCATCACCTCGGGGCTGTGCCTCAGCCAGCTCATGGCCACGGCGCGAGGCCCGATCATCCCTGACGTGGAGCCGGGCGTCGTGCGCTGGCCGATGTCGGTGACCGTGGTCGAGGACCGCGGCATCGAGAAGATCGTCATCCTCACCGGCCGGATCCGCCGGGGCAGCAGCGCCGACGTGTGGGGCTTCCGCTACCTCGGCTCCGATGCCGTGACGTTCACCGTCGAGCCCGGCAAGGCACCGCAGCTCGACGAGATCCTGCCGCTCACACCTGACGTCGACAGCGCCAACCAGATCAACTGGGGTTCGGCGTCGATGGTGTCCGGCGACCACCTCTATGTCTACGGGACGGAGCTGCCCAAGGGGACGGCGTTCGGTCGCTCTCTCCGTGTCGCCCGCACCGCCCTCGCGACTGCGGAGGACAAGTCCACGTGGGAGTTCTGGGACGGCAGGGGGTGGCAGGCCGACCCCAACCAGGCGGCTGCAGTCATCCCTGCTGTCGGGGGCGTGTCCCAAACGCTGTCGGTCGACGAGATCGACGGGGCCTTCGTCGCGGTGTCCAAGAAGGACGGCGACCTCGGTTCGACGGTCACAACCTGGACGTCGACGTCCCCGGTGGGGCCGTGGAAACGCAGCGCCGCGCTGGAGGCACCGTTCCTCACCGGCAAGGACGAGTTCGCCTACGCACCTCTCGCCCACCCGGAGGTGCCGCTCGCGAACGGCAAGCTGCTCGTGTCGATCTCGCGCAACACGACCGATCTCGCCCGGCTCGAGCAGAACCCCGAGATCGGTCGGCCGAAGTTCGCCGAGATCGACCGCCCCTGA
- a CDS encoding acyl-CoA dehydrogenase family protein, with the protein MDFSSSERSLDLAQRVRNFIDTEIEPAERVMAADIAARRAAGEDPWPAHPLLAELQAKAREQGLWNLFLPAGHEGPYAAQFGTDGDAGLSNVDYAPVAEAMGRSFSAPLVFNCNAPDTGNMEVLLNYGTDEQKAQWLEPLLDGRVRSAFLMTEPGVASSDATNMEATAVIDGDEVVLNGRKWWSTGVGNPDCKVAIFMGVTDPEASRHARHSMVVVPFDHPGVKVERMLSALGHYDEPIGHGEVSLTDVRLPVTNIIAGPGRAFEIAQGRLGPGRVHHCMRLIGLAERALELACERATSRTAFGKPIANLGGNRERLAHARIAINQARLLVHHAAWKLDNVGGLAAMSEVSEIKVAVPQMACDVIDMAIQIHGGAGMSEDFPLSAAYANARSLRLADGPDEVHLGVIARILLHPYSERASRS; encoded by the coding sequence ATGGACTTCTCATCGTCGGAGCGTTCCCTCGACCTGGCCCAACGTGTCAGGAACTTCATCGACACCGAGATCGAGCCGGCAGAGCGGGTCATGGCCGCCGATATCGCAGCCCGTCGCGCAGCCGGTGAGGACCCCTGGCCGGCCCATCCGCTCCTCGCGGAGCTGCAGGCCAAGGCACGCGAGCAGGGACTGTGGAATCTCTTCCTCCCTGCCGGACACGAGGGCCCGTATGCCGCGCAGTTCGGCACCGATGGCGACGCGGGACTGTCGAACGTGGACTACGCACCGGTTGCAGAGGCGATGGGACGCTCCTTCTCGGCGCCGCTGGTCTTCAACTGCAACGCGCCCGACACCGGCAACATGGAGGTGCTGCTCAACTACGGCACCGACGAGCAGAAGGCGCAGTGGCTGGAACCGCTCCTCGACGGACGGGTCCGCAGCGCGTTCCTCATGACCGAGCCAGGTGTCGCGTCATCGGACGCGACCAACATGGAGGCGACCGCCGTGATCGACGGCGACGAGGTCGTCCTCAACGGTCGCAAGTGGTGGTCCACCGGAGTGGGCAACCCCGACTGCAAGGTCGCCATCTTCATGGGGGTCACCGATCCAGAGGCGTCACGGCACGCGCGGCACTCGATGGTCGTCGTGCCCTTTGACCACCCGGGCGTGAAGGTCGAGCGGATGCTGTCGGCGCTGGGTCACTACGACGAGCCGATCGGCCACGGCGAGGTCTCACTCACCGACGTGCGGCTGCCCGTCACCAACATCATCGCTGGCCCGGGTCGCGCGTTCGAGATCGCGCAGGGACGGTTGGGGCCCGGTCGGGTCCATCACTGCATGCGCCTCATCGGGTTGGCCGAGCGTGCGCTCGAGCTCGCCTGCGAACGCGCCACGTCGCGCACCGCCTTCGGCAAGCCGATCGCGAACCTCGGCGGCAACCGGGAACGCCTGGCCCACGCTCGCATTGCCATCAACCAAGCCCGTCTGTTGGTGCACCACGCCGCATGGAAGCTCGACAACGTCGGCGGGCTCGCCGCGATGAGCGAGGTCAGCGAGATCAAGGTCGCCGTGCCGCAGATGGCGTGCGACGTCATCGACATGGCGATCCAGATCCATGGAGGCGCGGGAATGTCCGAGGACTTCCCCCTGTCCGCGGCCTACGCCAACGCCCGCTCGCTCCGCCTCGCCGACGGACCCGACGAGGTCCACCTCGGGGTCATCGCGCGCATCCTCCTCCACCCCTACTCAGAGAGGGCGAGCCGCTCATGA